From Vicugna pacos chromosome 6, VicPac4, whole genome shotgun sequence, a single genomic window includes:
- the LOC102526537 gene encoding aromatase, which yields MVLEMLNPMHYYNITSMVSGGVPVAAMAILLLAAFLLLVWNHEDTSSIPGPGYCLGIGPLISHCRFLWMGIGSASNYYNKMYGEFMRVWICGEETLIISKSSSMFHVMKHSHYISRFGSKLGLQFIGMHEKGIIFNNNPALWKAVRPFFTKALSGPGLVRMVTVCADSITKHLDRLEEVRDEMGYVDVLTLMRRIMLDTSNMLFLGIPLDESAIVAKIQGYFDAWQALLLKPDIFFKFSWLHRKYEKSVKDLKDAMEILIEEKRHRISTAEKLEDCMDFATELIFAERRGDLTKENVNQCILEMLIAAPDTMSVSVFFMLFLIAKHPQVEEAVMKEIQTVVGERDMRIDDMQKLKVVENFIYESMRYQPVVDLVMRKALEDDVIDGYPVKKGTNIILNIGRMHRLEFFPKPNEFTLENFAKNVPYRYFQPFGFGPRACAGKYIAMVMMKVTLVTLLKRFRVETLQGHCVEKIQKKNDLSLHPDETCKTRDLLEMIFIPRNSDKSLEH from the exons ATGGTTTTGGAAATGCTGAACCCAATGCATTATTATAACATCACCAGCATGGTGTCCGGAGGCGTGCCTGTTGCCGCTATGGCAATCCTGCTGCTCGCTGCCTTTCTCCTCTTGGTTTGGAATCATGAGGACACATCCTCAATACCAG GTCCTGGCTATTGTCTGGGAATTGGGCCCCTCATTTCCCACTGCAGGTTCCTGTGGATGGGGATCGGCAGTGCCTCCAACTACTACAACAAGATGTACGGAGAATTCATGAGAGTCTGGATATGTGGAGAGGAAACACTCATTATCAGCAA GTCCTCAAGTATGTTTCACGTAATGAAGCACAGTCACTATATCTCCCGATTCGGCAGCAAACTTGGATTGCAGTTTATCGGCATGCATGAGAAAGGCATCATATTTAACAATAATCCAGCCCTCTGGAAAGCTGTTCGACCTTTCTTTACAAAAG CTTTGTCCGGCCCTGGCCTGGTGCGCATGGTGACAGTCTGTGCTGATTCCATCACAAAGCACCTCGACAGGTTGGAGGAGGTCCGCGATGAGATGGGCTACGTGGACGTGCTGACCCTGATGCGGCGCATCATGCTGGACACCTCTAACATGCTCTTCCTGGGGATCCCCCTGGACG aaAGTGCCATCGTGGCTAAAATCCAGGGTTATTTTGATGCGTGGCAAGCTCTCCTTCTCAAACCAGACATCTTCTTTAAGTTTTCTTGGTTACACAGGAAGTATGAAAAGTCTGT CAAGGATTTGAAAGATGCTATGGAAAttctgatagaagaaaaaagacacaggATTTCCACAGCAGAGAAACTGGAAGACTGCATGGATTTCGCCACTGAATTGATTTTTGCCGAG AGACGTGGTGACCTGACAAAAGAGAATGTGAACCAGTGCATATTGGAAATGCTGATCGCAGCACCGGACACCATGTctgtctctgtattcttcatGCTGTTTCTCATTGCAAAGCATCCCCAGGTTGAAGAGGCAGTAATGAAGGAAATCCAGACTGTTGTTG GTGAAAGAGACATGAGGATTGATGATATGCAAAAACTGAAAGTGGttgaaaactttatttatgaGAGCATGAGGTACCAGCCTGTTGTGGACCTGGTCATGCGCAAAGCCTTAGAGGATGATGTCATCGATGGCTACCCGGTGAAAAAGGGGACCAACATTATCCTGAATATTGGAAGAATGCATAGACTCGAGTTTTTCCCCAAGCCCAATGAATTTACTCTGGAAAACTTTGCCAAGAAT GTTCCGTACAGGTACTTTCAGCCATTTGGCTTTGGGCCCCGGGCCTGTGCGGGGAAGTACATCGCCATGGTGATGATGAAAGTCACCCTGGTCACGCTTCTGAAACGTTTCCGTGTGGAGACATTGCAAGGCCACTGTGTtgaaaagatacaaaagaaaaatgacttaTCCTTGCACCCAGATGAGACCTGCAAGACCAGGGACCTACTGGAAATGATTTTCATCCCAAGAAATTCAGACAAGTCCCTCGAGCACTAA